A single region of the Sporichthyaceae bacterium genome encodes:
- a CDS encoding glycerophosphodiester phosphodiesterase family protein gives MNSSHGRSRAGLAIVAVAGLLLSPTARAGAADRGPMVIAHRGGMVDTPESTIAAFRHSIAVGVDGIIFDVRFTSDGVPVVLHDETLNRTTDCSGAIERTSAEELRRCDAGAVDDDAYGFQHVPTLDQALDFIAAHSATARVFIHCKVVRDGGQAKALVDMVRDHGLNVSPRMTYLADSTDYLGRLSDAGADRLGLVFHSWNKDFALNSHYPVLLAWDVSVTRQDVELAEQHDQLLIASAGHPQSMDSLLRMGVPAVSVDDLDDSMHRLGRGGHDDDPGAPIGL, from the coding sequence GTGAATTCCTCACATGGTCGGTCCCGGGCGGGCCTGGCCATCGTCGCCGTCGCCGGTCTGCTGCTGAGCCCGACGGCGCGCGCGGGCGCCGCGGACCGCGGGCCGATGGTCATCGCCCACCGCGGCGGCATGGTCGACACCCCGGAGTCGACGATCGCGGCATTCCGCCACTCGATCGCGGTCGGCGTCGACGGCATCATTTTCGACGTCCGCTTCACCAGCGACGGCGTCCCGGTCGTGCTGCACGACGAGACCCTGAACCGCACAACCGACTGCAGCGGAGCGATCGAGCGGACCAGCGCGGAGGAACTGCGGCGCTGCGACGCGGGAGCAGTCGACGACGATGCGTACGGCTTCCAGCACGTGCCCACCCTCGACCAGGCACTGGACTTCATCGCCGCACACTCGGCGACCGCGCGGGTGTTCATCCACTGCAAGGTCGTGCGCGACGGCGGGCAGGCCAAGGCCCTCGTCGACATGGTCCGCGACCACGGGCTGAACGTCTCGCCCCGGATGACCTACCTGGCCGACAGCACCGACTACCTGGGCCGGCTCTCCGACGCCGGAGCCGACCGGCTCGGGCTGGTGTTCCACTCGTGGAACAAGGATTTCGCGCTGAACAGCCACTACCCGGTGCTGCTGGCCTGGGACGTCTCGGTCACCCGGCAGGACGTCGAGCTCGCCGAGCAGCACGACCAACTGCTGATCGCCTCGGCGGGCCACCCGCAGTCGATGGATTCCCTGCTGCGGATGGGCGTTCCGGCGGTCTCGGTCGACGACCTGGACGATTCGATGCATCGGCTGGGTCGCGGCGGCCACGACGACGACCCCGGGGCCCCGATCGGGCTCTGA
- a CDS encoding LCP family protein, which translates to MSSDESESNLLPSVGRWGAVARRVRTRRAVMLVVASVVLPGSAQLLAGNKTVGRAALRVWALLLVGLPFGIWWSGRSGLVSLALHPQALATIQVSLVVLGLGWAALLVDAWRLGRPDRQSVGTRVLSTGMVLCLLAGVGTPVAYGVTLAGAQRDLVTSIFQPGGVGQLYKGRLNIAILGGEPVREGSHSPKDSVVSYTDQNAVASVDLSTGQTTLISIPRNMQYAQFPPETPMGKQFPNGFPDFFYGIYPYGAQHPAMFPGSSNPGATAVEQAMAQLLGIPIHYYVILNIAGFESLVDSVGGLTIRVTERLPIGGGHHAGACDMQGGGCQQLAHNKILGWINPGLQHMDGYTALWYARSREGTSDYDRMLRERCVLNGMLKEMDPLTVLTHFRSLVTSAKYAIKTDLTTGALSALVKVAPKTKKSDVTSVLMNPPLIAAVAPDVAVARDSVQGAITASSAPPTFAAASTKPGAKPKKKSTARDAAHPAAAVGGSPVPLSQVCSYS; encoded by the coding sequence GTGAGTTCCGACGAGTCGGAGTCGAATCTGCTGCCGTCCGTTGGGCGCTGGGGTGCGGTGGCCCGTCGGGTGCGGACCCGCCGAGCGGTGATGCTGGTGGTCGCCAGCGTGGTCCTGCCGGGCAGCGCGCAGTTGCTGGCCGGCAACAAGACCGTGGGCCGCGCGGCGCTGCGCGTCTGGGCGCTGCTGCTGGTCGGGCTGCCGTTCGGGATCTGGTGGTCTGGGCGGTCTGGGCTGGTCTCGTTGGCGCTGCACCCGCAGGCCCTGGCCACGATCCAGGTGAGCCTGGTCGTGCTGGGGCTGGGCTGGGCCGCGTTGTTGGTCGACGCCTGGCGGCTGGGGCGGCCGGACCGGCAGAGCGTCGGGACCCGCGTGCTGTCGACCGGGATGGTGCTTTGTCTGTTGGCCGGGGTGGGTACCCCGGTCGCGTACGGCGTCACGCTGGCCGGGGCGCAGCGCGACCTGGTCACCTCGATCTTCCAGCCCGGTGGCGTCGGGCAGCTCTACAAGGGCCGGTTGAACATCGCGATCCTGGGCGGCGAGCCGGTGCGCGAGGGCAGCCACAGCCCCAAGGACTCGGTGGTCAGCTACACCGACCAGAACGCGGTGGCCAGCGTCGACCTGAGCACCGGTCAGACCACGCTGATCTCGATCCCGCGCAACATGCAGTACGCGCAGTTCCCGCCGGAAACACCGATGGGCAAGCAGTTCCCGAACGGCTTCCCGGACTTCTTCTACGGCATCTACCCCTACGGCGCGCAGCACCCGGCGATGTTCCCCGGCTCGAGCAACCCCGGCGCGACCGCCGTCGAGCAGGCGATGGCCCAGTTGCTCGGGATCCCGATCCACTACTACGTGATCCTGAACATCGCGGGCTTCGAGTCGCTGGTCGACTCCGTGGGAGGGCTCACGATCCGGGTCACCGAGCGGTTGCCGATCGGCGGTGGACACCACGCCGGTGCCTGCGACATGCAGGGCGGCGGCTGCCAACAGTTGGCGCACAACAAGATCCTCGGCTGGATCAACCCGGGCCTGCAGCACATGGACGGCTACACCGCGCTCTGGTATGCCCGGTCCCGGGAGGGCACCAGCGACTACGACCGGATGCTGCGCGAGCGATGCGTGCTCAACGGGATGCTCAAGGAGATGGATCCGCTCACGGTGCTGACGCACTTCCGGTCGCTCGTGACGTCGGCGAAGTACGCGATCAAGACCGACCTGACCACCGGCGCGCTGTCGGCGTTGGTGAAGGTGGCACCGAAGACCAAGAAGTCCGACGTGACGAGCGTGCTGATGAATCCGCCGCTGATCGCCGCCGTGGCGCCGGACGTCGCGGTGGCCCGCGACAGCGTCCAGGGCGCGATCACGGCGTCGTCCGCCCCGCCGACCTTCGCCGCGGCCTCCACCAAGCCCGGTGCCAAGCCGAAGAAGAAGTCCACCGCGCGCGACGCGGCTCATCCGGCGGCCGCGGTCGGTGGATCGCCGGTGCCGCTGAGCCAGGTCTGTTCGTATTCCTGA